The following is a genomic window from Capnocytophaga stomatis.
CCTTTTCATTACTTTTGCCCTATGATGCAGAAAAACATTAATATCCTCAATAAAAGAGCTAAGTTTGAATACGAGATATTGGATAAGTATCTCGCTGGAATTGTGCTTGTTGGAACAGAAATTAAATCCATTCGGTTGGGAAAAGCCTCAATTGCGGAAAGTTTCTGTGAGTTTAATGAAAAGGGCGAGCTATTTGTCATCAATATGAATATTGAAGAATACGCTCACGGCACTCATTACAATCACAAACCCAAAAGCGAACGCAAACTTTTACTTCAAAAGCGAGAACTTAAAAAACTTCATAAAGAGGTAAAAACTACGGGATTAACAATAGTTCCGCTACGGCTTTTCATCAATGAAAAAGGCTTGGCAAAGGTGGAAATAGCTTTGGTAAGAGGTAAAAAACTATACGACAAACGTGAAACCATCAAGGAACGAGACAATAAACGTAATTTGGACAGAATCAAGAAGATGCGATAATCTCGTTTTTCCTTTTTTTACTTGAAAAAAGCCTCGTACTGCATCACCCGAAAGTCAATTGTAGAGAAATTTGGGTGTTGTTTTTTTAACTTTTTATATAACGGAATGCTCCCCACAGCTCTGTTTGCCGACCCCGACGGAGCGGTGAGCGATACAGTTTTTATAATCCGTTCGTGAAAAGAAAATTCGTGAATGCGGGGAGTTTCCTCCGAGAGCAATTCCATCGTTATGCCTTTACCTCTTAGGTATTTACGGAAGAAATATTCAGGAGAGTTTTGACTACTTCCGCCCGTGAAAAGAAGCATTTCTATCGACGGAAAAGCTTCCAAATATCTGAAAAAATCCCTCAGAACAACATCTTGCATTCCCAAATCAGAAGCATCAATTTTGGTTCTTCGGCAACTTTCTATAATATCACAAATCCCGATTTTATTTTCCGAAAGAAATTTTTTACGTTGATGTACGGCTTCTTGCGTATTTTCAAAAAGGAAATCGGTTTGAAAGATAATTCCCAAAATTTTCCACAACTGCCCGTCTCTGCTTCCGTAGCAAAAATCCACATCATCGGGTTTTAGAAGTCCGTATCCTGAAAAACGAGGCGGAGGCAACGTACCTACAATCAGTTTGGTAGTTCCCTCAGGAATAAACGGCGGATACGGATGTGTGTGAAGGAATTTTTCAGACATTTTTTTAAATTGTAGGGGCGAAAAATTTTTCGCTTTTTTGTATAGCTCTCTTTATATAAATCATCTTTTTCTATTCTTTTGTCTTGAAACAAAAGAATCAAAAATTCAAGACTTTGGATACTATGCTAAAAATCAATTTATTTCACTGAAAATATCTAACCTCGCTAACGCTCAAACAATAGAGATTTTCTACGTTCCATTTATTGATTTTCTTAACGCTTCGTCTCCAAGGTCGTAAATCCACTCTTGAAAAAACATTGAAAAACACGATAAATCATATTAGGTTAGCTATATTCGATGTTTATTTTAGTCAAAAAATGTTTTGCTCCTACGTGATTTTGTAAATTATTCGTTAGGCGTTTGGTTTTTATTGTTGTTTCTGCGTTTTATGGCAATGTTGGTAGCATCAATGGCTTGAGCCACCGCATTGGCAAGCGAACTATATTGGGCAGGATTGGCGATTTTCATTGCGATGAGATACGGAATGAGCTTTCCGTTGATGGCATTAAGCAATGGTTTTTTCAGCGATGAGGCAGAAGGTGCGTCTTTTTGCTCCGATACTGCTTTTTCGTATTCGGTGCGAATTTGAGTAAAGGAAGTTTGTGCGGTGCGAAGTTGCGAAATGATTTCTCCCACGCCCGTGAGTGACGCAATTGCCGGCTCCAACTCGGGGGCAGACAAATCCTTTAACAACGATTCAATAAGCGATGATTCGACAGCGTACGCCTCCTTCGTAATTTTCACCCCATATTTGGAGAAGACAGCGAATAATTTCTCTCCGTTTTCTTTCAATTGAGGGATAGGCAACGCACAATAACCGAGCAATGCCGCATTGAGTGACCGCACCAAATTATCCCTACGCAAGTCGGCTTCTTCCTGTTTGGAGAGCGACACATCGCGTTTGATGGCTTCAGTAATTTCGTGGGAAAGCGTTTCGATTTCGGCAAAAGTAGATTTCAAAAAAGCCTCTTCTTGCAAGGCAGTTTCTTTTCGGTACAGCACCAAAAGTCGTTCGGAAACATCATCGATTTCGGTAGTGCGTGCACGTGCGTCTAATTTTTTCATAGCAAAATGATTTATATTTAATAAGTTAATTTCCACAAAGATAAAAATAAAAATGAAATGATATGATTTTTTAACATATAAGTTTTCATTTTTTATCTTTTAGTTAGAAGAAAAGGTAAAAAAGCTTCGATTTTTTCTCAAAAAGTTGGGAGTCATTTCAGGCGGACATCCCCCCAGCCCCCTTCAAAGGGGGAGTTGTGGAACGAAAAAAAATTTTATTTAAAAACTAACAGAAAACGGACTTACTTTTTTTAAAGAAGATTTTAGGAAGTCTGTTTTTTGTAAGAATTCCCCCTTTGAAGGGGATAAGGGGGATGTTTTATGTGAAAATTTAGGCTTCGACTCCGATCAGCCTGACAGAATTGATAAAAATATGTTGCTTGTCTTCCTGAGCGAAGTCGAAGGATGATATAAATTATTTTTCTTTTGCTTATAACGATTGTTTTCTACTGAATTTCCCCTTTGAAGGGGGATAAAGGAGGATGTTTTTATGTGAAAATTTAGGCTTCGACTCCGCTCAGCCTGACAGAAGAGACAAAAATATGTCATTTGTCTTCCTGAGCGAAGTCGAAGGATAATATAAATTATTTTACTTTTTATTTAAAACAACTATTTTAATATTTCGGGGTCATCCCGATTGCTAAAAATACTTGTTTTTTGTCATCGGGGTTTTCCCGATTATTGTTTTCTGATGTTTTGACATTTCGGGGTCATCCCGATTACAGAAAATGTATGTTTTCTTACAACGGGGTTTCCCCGAAAGCTATCTATAGATGTTTTGATATTTCGGGGTTATCCCGATTGTTAAAAGTATTTGTTTTGTCATAGAAATTATTCTATTTATTTTTCTATTCGAGCAAAAAAATCTTGTATTTTTTTTATAATAGTTTCCCGTGAGTATTGAAGTGCATTAAAATCTTTCATTGAAGTTATTTCTTTTATGAACTTATCTAATAATTCTCTTGGGGGCATTTTTTTATGTATTTCTACATAAAGCGAAATAAAAACTTTTTTCATTTCTGAAATAAGTGGTATTCCTTTATATTTAAGATGTAAATTTTCCCAAAATTGCAATCGTTTTTCATTTTGAAAAATATTGAATATAAATTTATTTTCTTTGTAGTTTATATACTTTTTGTAGGTTTCTCTATTATTTAGATTACAAAAATCAAAAAAAGTAGTATCATCAATACTCGTTTCATAAAATTGAATGATAAAATCATTCATCATTATCAGATTTGGATTTGAATCATTTGTATATCCTACAAAATTCCCAGTATATGCCTCTTTTCCCCCTAATGTTTGTAAGTAAGTAATTGAAAGAGGGTATTGATTAATATTATCAATATTTAATGACTTATAATTTAAGATGATATTTCTAAGAGTTTTGTTACATATTTCTGTAATTTTGAAACCATCACAGCAAACAGCAGTTCTCCACACCTGTAAATAAAAAAATAATCTTATGGTTTTGACATCTTCTAAAACAATTTCATTAAAATCTGTAAGATTTACTTCTCGAAACTTAGGAAGGATTTTTGTGATGAAATCTTCTTCAATACCTGTAAAGTGCTTTTCACACGAACTGCAAAAAGTATTATCAACGGAAAAAGGAATAGCTTTAGCTTTTTCTATTTCCTCATCTGTAATATTTCTTCCTAAGCGTTCTTCAAGTTTATCTACAGGGGCATTCCTTTGAAAGTTATACTCAATAGACAGAGTGCTATTAGACATATCAAAATAAAATCCCTTTTCTCTTTCATTACTCCCATCAAAATTCAAAGCTCCACGAATGATGCTATCAGTTAGATAATGTGTATTCTTTTTGTCAGCTTCTTGA
Proteins encoded in this region:
- the smpB gene encoding SsrA-binding protein SmpB, coding for MMQKNINILNKRAKFEYEILDKYLAGIVLVGTEIKSIRLGKASIAESFCEFNEKGELFVINMNIEEYAHGTHYNHKPKSERKLLLQKRELKKLHKEVKTTGLTIVPLRLFINEKGLAKVEIALVRGKKLYDKRETIKERDNKRNLDRIKKMR
- a CDS encoding uracil-DNA glycosylase family protein, which produces MSEKFLHTHPYPPFIPEGTTKLIVGTLPPPRFSGYGLLKPDDVDFCYGSRDGQLWKILGIIFQTDFLFENTQEAVHQRKKFLSENKIGICDIIESCRRTKIDASDLGMQDVVLRDFFRYLEAFPSIEMLLFTGGSSQNSPEYFFRKYLRGKGITMELLSEETPRIHEFSFHERIIKTVSLTAPSGSANRAVGSIPLYKKLKKQHPNFSTIDFRVMQYEAFFK
- a CDS encoding DUF6261 family protein, whose translation is MKKLDARARTTEIDDVSERLLVLYRKETALQEEAFLKSTFAEIETLSHEITEAIKRDVSLSKQEEADLRRDNLVRSLNAALLGYCALPIPQLKENGEKLFAVFSKYGVKITKEAYAVESSLIESLLKDLSAPELEPAIASLTGVGEIISQLRTAQTSFTQIRTEYEKAVSEQKDAPSASSLKKPLLNAINGKLIPYLIAMKIANPAQYSSLANAVAQAIDATNIAIKRRNNNKNQTPNE